The proteins below are encoded in one region of Asticcacaulis excentricus CB 48:
- the cyoA gene encoding ubiquinol oxidase subunit II — protein MVTAAVSLSGCDWALMDPKGPVGLAQKDLIILATLLMLIPVVPVIVMTLWFAWRYRASNTKATYDPNFEHSNRIEAVVWAIPTLIIIALGTVTWISTHELDPHKKVEAAADKVGVTPIEVQVVALDWKWLFIYPQYGIATVNEMAMPVGVPVHFEITSASVMNSFFIPQLGTQIYAMNGMQTHLSLRADHAGVYDGISANYSGFGFAEMKFKAKAVDQTGFDAWVASAKASGQTLDTGAYKTLHQKSTLKAPAYYAAVQPALFTKILNGCADGGLCKEDAFNMAMMKNLVPGAVDCVAPEILTSKNKTADKVALNRAIPES, from the coding sequence ATGGTGACCGCCGCCGTCTCCTTGAGCGGCTGTGACTGGGCGCTGATGGACCCCAAAGGTCCGGTCGGTCTCGCGCAAAAGGACCTGATCATCCTCGCTACCCTGCTCATGCTGATACCGGTCGTGCCGGTGATCGTCATGACGCTGTGGTTCGCCTGGCGTTACCGCGCGTCCAACACTAAGGCCACCTATGATCCGAATTTCGAGCACTCCAACCGCATCGAAGCCGTGGTCTGGGCCATCCCGACACTGATCATTATTGCGCTCGGCACAGTGACGTGGATTTCGACGCACGAGCTTGACCCGCACAAAAAGGTCGAGGCCGCCGCCGACAAGGTAGGCGTGACTCCCATCGAGGTGCAGGTCGTGGCGCTCGACTGGAAATGGCTGTTCATCTATCCGCAGTACGGTATCGCCACGGTCAACGAAATGGCAATGCCCGTCGGCGTGCCGGTTCATTTTGAGATCACCTCAGCCAGCGTGATGAACTCCTTCTTCATACCGCAGCTCGGCACGCAGATCTACGCCATGAACGGCATGCAGACCCACCTGTCGCTGCGCGCCGACCACGCCGGTGTCTATGACGGCATTTCGGCCAACTATTCGGGCTTCGGGTTTGCCGAAATGAAGTTCAAGGCGAAGGCCGTGGATCAGACCGGTTTCGACGCGTGGGTAGCCAGCGCCAAGGCGTCCGGTCAGACACTTGATACCGGCGCCTACAAGACCCTGCATCAGAAAAGCACCCTGAAAGCGCCGGCCTATTATGCGGCGGTTCAGCCCGCCCTCTTTACCAAGATACTCAACGGCTGCGCCGATGGTGGCCTGTGTAAGGAAGACGCCTTCAACATGGCGATGATGAAGAATCTGGTGCCCGGCGCGGTCGATTGCGTTGCCCCAGAAATTCTGACGTCCAAAAACAAGACGGCCGACAAGGTGGCGCTGAACCGCGCCATTCCGGAAAGCTGA
- a CDS encoding substrate-binding domain-containing protein has protein sequence MSINRRHLLAASLGLGLGLTACQKSGSASATDGIVVSFSDLSQPFFVAMRRDLEDEAKKLGVKVQVLDGQNNSSKQVSDLEAARVQGISAVIIAPTDSKALASATDALIDEKTLVVSVDRQIGGGKHPVPHFGANNVEGGRAMADWVVKTYPKGAKVVVITNDPGSTSSIERVKGVHEGLAAGGATYQIVAEQTGNSKRDQALSVTQNVLTSMGGAHPDVILCLNDDMAMGALEAIRGAGFTTQQIAVLGFDAIPEALERIRDSEMAASVEQNPGEQIRSALRAVVANLKDKTPIVSKSLTPVLITRDTLAQASRIGEVK, from the coding sequence ATGTCGATTAACCGCCGCCACCTGCTGGCCGCCAGTCTTGGCCTTGGTCTGGGCCTGACCGCCTGTCAGAAATCCGGTTCCGCCTCCGCTACCGACGGCATCGTCGTCAGCTTCAGTGACCTGTCACAACCCTTCTTCGTGGCCATGCGCCGCGATCTGGAGGACGAGGCCAAAAAGCTCGGTGTAAAGGTACAGGTGCTGGACGGTCAGAACAACTCCTCCAAGCAGGTGTCCGATCTGGAGGCCGCGCGCGTCCAGGGCATCTCGGCGGTAATCATCGCCCCCACCGACTCCAAGGCGCTGGCCTCGGCCACCGACGCCCTGATCGACGAAAAGACCTTGGTCGTGTCCGTCGATCGTCAGATCGGCGGCGGAAAACACCCGGTGCCGCATTTTGGGGCCAATAATGTCGAAGGCGGGCGAGCCATGGCAGACTGGGTGGTCAAGACCTACCCCAAGGGGGCCAAGGTCGTCGTCATCACGAATGATCCGGGCAGCACCTCTTCAATTGAGCGCGTCAAGGGCGTGCATGAAGGATTGGCGGCGGGCGGTGCGACCTATCAGATCGTCGCCGAACAGACCGGCAATTCCAAGCGGGATCAGGCGCTTAGCGTCACCCAGAACGTCCTCACGTCGATGGGCGGCGCGCATCCGGACGTCATCCTTTGCCTTAATGACGACATGGCCATGGGCGCGCTTGAGGCCATTCGCGGCGCAGGCTTTACGACGCAGCAGATAGCCGTTTTGGGCTTCGATGCGATTCCCGAAGCGCTGGAACGTATCCGCGACAGCGAAATGGCCGCCAGCGTCGAACAGAATCCGGGCGAGCAGATCCGATCGGCTCTGCGCGCTGTCGTGGCCAATCTGAAAGACAAAACCCCGATTGTCTCCAAAAGTCTGACGCCGGTGCTGATCACCCGCGACACGCTCGCTCAGGCGTCGCGCATTGGCGAAGTGAAGTAG
- the cyoB gene encoding cytochrome o ubiquinol oxidase subunit I, producing MSSPVAELHEDPVLRFLFGKLDISSVPWHDPIIMGAGAGMVGAAVLVLGLTTYFKLWPYVWKEWLTSVDHKKIGVMYIILALIMLLRGFADALMMRAQQALASAGGAGFLPPDHFDQIFTAHGVIMIFFVAMPFVIGLMNVIMPLQIGARDVAFPYLNSLSFWFTAAGAVLINVSLVIGEFAHTGWLAYAPLSGLQFSPGVGVDYYLWAIQISGIGTTLSGVNLIATIFKMRAPGMTLMRMPVFTWTTLAANILIVAAFPILTVTLALLGLDRYLGMHFFTNDGGGNAMMYVNLIWAWGHPEVYILVLPAFGIFSEIVATFCRKRLFGYDAMVYATMCIAILSFIVWLHHFFTMGAGANVNAFFGISTMIISIPTGVKVFNWLFTMYRGRVRLEVPMLWTMGFIITFVIGGATGVMLAIPGADFVLHNSVFLIAHFHNVIIGGVLFGCIAGLNYWFPKAFGFRLHSGIGKVSFWCWLIGFYVAFMPLYALGLMGMTRRLSHMDNPVWHQYLIVAAIGALIIFAGIIAQIVQIGYSIWKRDELRDDSGDPWDGRTLEWATSSPPPFYNFAVTPAIGNHDAFWDAKQTGQAYIQPKAYEPIHMPRNTATGLLIGLASISFGFALVWHIWWLAVVTLIGMIGLAILQTFNEDRDYYVQPDEIKAIEDARFAKLKTTEA from the coding sequence ATGTCCAGCCCTGTCGCCGAACTCCACGAAGACCCCGTTCTTCGCTTCCTCTTCGGTAAACTCGATATCAGCTCCGTGCCGTGGCACGACCCCATTATCATGGGGGCCGGTGCCGGTATGGTCGGTGCCGCCGTGCTCGTTCTCGGCCTGACCACCTATTTCAAGCTCTGGCCCTATGTGTGGAAAGAGTGGCTGACCAGCGTTGATCACAAGAAGATCGGCGTGATGTACATCATCCTGGCCCTCATCATGCTGCTACGTGGCTTTGCCGACGCCCTGATGATGCGCGCGCAACAGGCATTGGCCTCGGCAGGCGGCGCGGGCTTCCTGCCGCCCGACCACTTTGACCAGATCTTCACCGCGCACGGCGTGATCATGATCTTCTTCGTCGCCATGCCCTTCGTAATCGGCCTGATGAACGTCATTATGCCACTTCAGATCGGGGCGCGCGACGTTGCCTTCCCGTATCTGAATAGCCTCAGCTTCTGGTTCACGGCGGCGGGTGCGGTGCTGATCAACGTCTCGCTGGTCATCGGTGAATTCGCGCACACGGGCTGGCTAGCCTATGCGCCACTGTCGGGACTACAGTTCTCACCCGGTGTTGGGGTGGATTATTATCTCTGGGCCATCCAGATTTCCGGGATAGGCACAACGCTGTCCGGGGTGAACCTGATTGCGACCATCTTCAAGATGCGTGCGCCGGGTATGACCCTGATGCGAATGCCGGTCTTCACCTGGACGACACTGGCCGCCAACATCCTCATCGTCGCCGCCTTCCCCATTCTGACCGTCACTCTGGCGCTGCTGGGCCTCGACCGCTATCTGGGGATGCACTTCTTTACCAATGACGGCGGTGGCAACGCCATGATGTACGTCAACCTGATCTGGGCCTGGGGTCACCCGGAAGTGTACATCCTTGTCCTGCCCGCCTTCGGTATCTTCTCGGAGATCGTGGCCACCTTCTGCCGCAAGCGTCTGTTTGGCTATGACGCCATGGTCTATGCGACCATGTGTATTGCTATTCTGTCCTTCATCGTATGGCTGCACCACTTCTTCACCATGGGCGCAGGTGCCAACGTCAACGCCTTCTTTGGCATCTCAACGATGATCATCTCGATCCCCACCGGGGTTAAGGTGTTCAACTGGCTGTTCACCATGTACCGCGGCCGCGTGCGCCTCGAAGTACCGATGCTGTGGACCATGGGCTTCATCATCACCTTCGTCATCGGCGGCGCGACCGGCGTCATGCTGGCCATTCCGGGGGCAGACTTCGTGCTGCATAACTCGGTCTTCCTGATTGCCCACTTCCACAATGTCATCATCGGCGGCGTTTTGTTTGGCTGTATCGCGGGCCTGAACTACTGGTTCCCGAAGGCCTTCGGCTTCCGCCTGCATTCGGGCATCGGCAAGGTCAGCTTCTGGTGCTGGCTGATCGGGTTCTACGTTGCCTTCATGCCGCTCTACGCGCTGGGCCTGATGGGCATGACCCGCCGCCTGAGCCACATGGACAACCCCGTCTGGCATCAGTACCTGATCGTCGCCGCCATCGGTGCCCTGATCATCTTCGCCGGCATCATCGCCCAGATCGTGCAGATCGGCTATTCCATCTGGAAGCGCGATGAGCTGCGCGACGATAGCGGTGACCCATGGGATGGCCGCACATTGGAATGGGCGACCTCTTCGCCGCCGCCCTTCTATAACTTCGCCGTCACCCCGGCCATCGGGAACCACGATGCCTTCTGGGACGCCAAGCAGACGGGTCAGGCCTATATCCAGCCCAAGGCCTATGAGCCAATCCACATGCCGCGCAATACGGCAACCGGCCTGCTGATCGGTCTGGCCAGCATTTCGTTCGGCTTCGCGCTCGTCTGGCACATCTGGTGGCTGGCTGTCGTCACCCTGATCGGCATGATCGGTCTGGCCATCCTGCAAACCTTCAATGAAGACCGCGACTATTACGTCCAGCCTGACGAGATCAAGGCTATCGAAGACGCGCGCTTCGCCAAGCTCAAAACGACGGAGGCGTAA
- a CDS encoding SURF1 family protein, producing the protein MRRLLALVVIFVAVLGLTALGVWQVQRLMWKTALIETVNARINAAPQPLRAGPGGWPAFTAERDEYRRVTLRGHFRHDKETQVYALTDLGAGYWVMTPLETPDGTVMINRGYVPTDKRDPATRAAGQVSGEVQVTGLIRMSQNKGWLFSQPNDPTKDQWFLRDVAQIAKVRQVALPGWFIDAEAMPVPGGLPQGGLTVVRFTNNHLVYAITWFTLAGGLAGVSLWLSRRGGREGGN; encoded by the coding sequence ATGCGTCGTCTTCTGGCCCTTGTCGTCATCTTTGTAGCCGTACTGGGCCTGACCGCGTTGGGGGTGTGGCAGGTGCAGCGCCTGATGTGGAAAACGGCGCTGATCGAAACCGTAAATGCCCGCATCAATGCCGCACCGCAGCCTTTGCGGGCAGGACCGGGGGGCTGGCCCGCCTTTACAGCGGAACGCGATGAATACCGTCGCGTGACGCTGCGAGGGCATTTCCGCCACGATAAGGAGACACAGGTCTATGCCCTGACCGATCTGGGGGCCGGCTACTGGGTGATGACGCCGCTGGAAACGCCAGACGGCACGGTGATGATCAATCGCGGCTACGTACCGACCGACAAACGCGACCCGGCCACGCGCGCCGCCGGGCAGGTGTCAGGTGAGGTGCAGGTCACGGGCCTTATCCGCATGAGCCAGAACAAGGGCTGGCTGTTCTCGCAGCCCAATGACCCGACAAAAGACCAATGGTTCCTGCGTGACGTCGCGCAAATCGCTAAAGTGCGTCAGGTGGCGCTCCCCGGGTGGTTCATCGATGCGGAGGCCATGCCGGTGCCGGGCGGCTTACCGCAGGGCGGCCTAACTGTGGTGCGCTTTACCAACAATCATCTGGTATATGCGATCACGTGGTTCACTCTGGCGGGCGGACTGGCCGGCGTCAGTTTATGGTTGAGCCGTCGCGGTGGGCGTGAGGGCGGGAATTAG
- the cyoD gene encoding cytochrome o ubiquinol oxidase subunit IV — MHIPDKPTLHPAKDPHTSLADHHAVDKLQHGQGHGRDHGAGHASVKDYLIGFSLSVILTAIPFALTMLKLLPAATLVPVILILGVIQIVVHLRYFLHMNSSSSQVWNNLAFIFTAIIVGILIVGSLWVMTHLNHNMAPGMMSGGGMG, encoded by the coding sequence ATGCACATCCCTGACAAACCCACCCTGCACCCCGCCAAGGACCCGCATACCTCGCTGGCAGACCACCATGCGGTGGATAAGCTCCAGCATGGTCAGGGCCATGGCCGCGATCATGGCGCGGGCCACGCCTCGGTGAAGGACTATCTGATCGGCTTTAGTCTGTCGGTCATTCTGACGGCTATTCCGTTCGCCCTGACCATGCTGAAGCTTCTGCCGGCCGCGACCCTGGTGCCGGTCATCCTGATCCTTGGCGTGATCCAGATTGTGGTGCACCTGCGCTATTTCCTGCACATGAACAGCTCCTCGAGCCAGGTGTGGAACAATCTCGCTTTTATCTTCACGGCGATTATTGTCGGCATCCTGATCGTTGGCTCCTTGTGGGTGATGACGCATCTCAACCACAACATGGCCCCCGGCATGATGAGCGGCGGCGGTATGGGTTAA
- a CDS encoding CoA-acylating methylmalonate-semialdehyde dehydrogenase, which produces MRHISHFIGGQAVAGVSGRVGEVFDPNTGRVQAKVDLGTSEELAQAVAVAKVAQAGWAALNPQRRARVMFEFKRLLERDMDALAHLLASEHGKVISDAKGDIQRGLEVVEFVCGIPHLLKGEYTEGAGPGIDVFSMRQPLGVVAGITPFNFPAMIPMWMFAPALATGNAFILKPSERDPSVPVRLAELLLEAGLPEGVLNVVHGDKVVVDAILDHPDIRAVSFVGSSDIAQYVYGRGSQNGKRMQCMGGAKNHGIVLPDADLDQAVADIMGAAYGSAGERCMALPVVVPVGEETAERLRPKLLAAAEGLRVGVSTDAEAHYGPVVSAAHKARIEHYIQMGVDEGAELVLDGRGFKLQGHEEGFFLAPSLFDHVTPAMQTYQDEIFGPVLQIVRARTLEEAIRLPSQHPYGNGVAIFTRNGDAAREFASQVEVGMVGINVPIPVPVAYHSFGGWKRSGFGDLNQYGIDGVRFYTRTKTVTQRWPRAGQSHDSSFIIPTMR; this is translated from the coding sequence ATGCGACATATCTCACACTTTATCGGCGGGCAGGCGGTAGCGGGGGTGTCGGGCCGGGTCGGTGAGGTGTTCGATCCGAATACCGGCCGGGTTCAGGCGAAGGTCGATCTGGGCACCTCGGAGGAGCTGGCTCAGGCCGTAGCGGTGGCGAAGGTGGCGCAGGCGGGTTGGGCCGCGCTTAATCCGCAGCGCCGCGCGCGGGTGATGTTTGAGTTCAAACGCTTGCTGGAACGTGACATGGACGCGCTGGCGCATCTTCTGGCATCCGAGCATGGCAAGGTCATTTCCGATGCGAAGGGCGATATTCAGCGTGGGCTGGAGGTCGTTGAGTTCGTCTGCGGCATCCCGCATCTGCTGAAAGGCGAATATACAGAAGGCGCCGGGCCTGGCATTGACGTCTTTTCGATGCGTCAGCCACTGGGTGTCGTGGCCGGCATCACGCCATTCAACTTCCCGGCCATGATCCCCATGTGGATGTTCGCACCGGCGCTGGCCACCGGCAATGCCTTCATCCTCAAGCCGTCCGAGCGTGACCCTTCCGTCCCCGTGCGGCTGGCGGAGCTGCTGCTGGAGGCTGGTCTGCCCGAAGGCGTGCTCAATGTCGTGCACGGCGACAAGGTGGTGGTTGATGCCATACTTGATCACCCCGATATCCGCGCCGTGAGCTTCGTCGGCTCGTCTGACATCGCGCAATACGTCTATGGTCGCGGGTCGCAAAACGGCAAGCGGATGCAGTGCATGGGCGGCGCAAAGAACCACGGCATCGTCCTGCCTGATGCCGATCTCGATCAGGCGGTGGCCGATATAATGGGGGCCGCCTATGGCTCTGCCGGCGAACGTTGCATGGCGCTGCCTGTGGTGGTGCCGGTGGGCGAAGAGACGGCGGAGCGTCTGCGGCCGAAGCTTCTGGCGGCGGCCGAAGGCTTGCGCGTCGGTGTCTCGACCGATGCCGAGGCCCACTATGGCCCGGTCGTGTCGGCGGCGCACAAGGCGCGCATCGAACACTATATCCAGATGGGCGTCGATGAGGGGGCTGAGTTGGTGCTCGACGGGCGGGGCTTCAAACTTCAGGGGCATGAGGAGGGCTTCTTCCTGGCCCCCAGCCTGTTCGATCACGTGACCCCCGCCATGCAGACCTATCAGGACGAAATCTTCGGTCCGGTGCTGCAAATCGTGCGGGCTAGGACCTTGGAAGAGGCCATCCGCCTGCCGTCGCAACACCCGTATGGCAATGGCGTGGCTATCTTCACGCGCAACGGCGACGCGGCGCGCGAATTCGCCTCACAGGTTGAGGTCGGCATGGTCGGCATCAATGTCCCCATCCCCGTCCCAGTCGCCTATCACAGCTTCGGCGGCTGGAAGCGCTCCGGTTTCGGCGACCTCAACCAATATGGCATCGATGGCGTGCGTTTCTATACCCGCACCAAAACCGTTACACAAAGATGGCCGCGCGCGGGCCAGAGTCACGATTCCAGCTTCATTATTCCGACTATGCGTTGA
- a CDS encoding sugar ABC transporter ATP-binding protein, translated as MALLEASEITKRFPGVVALGGASLRVEAGEVHALLGENGAGKSTLLKILAGAQGSDGGTLTFDGKPLRPDDTPSQRQKAGIVTIYQEFNLQPFLSVAENLYLGREPLRLGLIDHRQMRADACRILNDLGLSLDPDLEVSRLNVADQQMVEIARAMTLQAKLIIMDEPTAALSPREVDILHRIVGTLKARGIAVIYVTHRLKEVKAICDAYTVLRDGRFVASGQVSDVSIDDMVRLMIGRDVAFLKRPARQVAPTPVLRIEGVSRRRGAHEARGTSLDNISFEVNAGEIVGLAGLVGAGRTDLARVLYGADRKDSGRIQLCGRALDIASPAQALDAGIALVPEDRKQQGCFLDHSIRHNLSLSGLKALSRPGGFVDEGAERRLVETFRQKLRIRMSSAEAAIGTLSGGNQQKVLLARCMALSPKVLIVDEPTRGIDVGAKADVHQVLFDMASEGMAVIVISSELPEVMAVSDRIIVFREGRITGTLEAAAADEETLMALMATGSAPKPPTLESH; from the coding sequence ATGGCCCTGCTCGAAGCCAGTGAAATCACCAAGCGTTTTCCCGGTGTCGTGGCGCTGGGCGGGGCGAGCTTGCGCGTCGAAGCAGGCGAGGTTCATGCCCTGCTGGGAGAAAACGGCGCGGGCAAATCGACGCTCCTGAAAATACTGGCCGGGGCGCAGGGCAGCGACGGTGGGACGCTTACCTTTGACGGGAAGCCTCTCCGCCCCGACGATACGCCCAGCCAGCGGCAAAAGGCGGGCATTGTTACCATCTATCAGGAGTTCAACCTTCAGCCCTTCCTGAGCGTCGCTGAAAACCTCTATCTGGGGCGTGAACCCCTGCGCTTGGGCCTGATTGATCATCGGCAGATGCGCGCCGATGCCTGCCGCATTCTGAACGATCTGGGTCTCAGCCTCGATCCCGATCTGGAGGTCAGCCGCCTCAATGTCGCAGATCAGCAGATGGTCGAAATCGCCAGAGCCATGACGCTTCAGGCGAAGCTGATTATTATGGACGAACCCACAGCGGCGCTCAGCCCGCGTGAAGTGGACATACTGCACCGCATCGTTGGCACACTTAAAGCACGCGGCATCGCGGTCATCTATGTCACCCACCGCCTGAAGGAGGTGAAGGCCATCTGTGACGCCTATACGGTGTTGCGCGATGGGCGTTTTGTGGCCAGCGGTCAGGTGTCAGACGTCAGTATCGATGACATGGTGCGCCTGATGATCGGGCGCGATGTCGCCTTTCTCAAGCGCCCTGCGCGTCAGGTCGCACCGACGCCAGTTCTGCGGATCGAAGGGGTTAGCCGCCGACGTGGCGCGCATGAGGCGCGCGGCACCTCCCTCGACAATATTTCTTTTGAGGTGAACGCCGGAGAAATCGTTGGTCTGGCCGGGCTGGTCGGCGCAGGACGCACGGATCTGGCGCGCGTGCTTTATGGGGCCGACCGCAAGGATAGCGGGCGCATCCAGTTATGTGGCCGCGCGCTCGACATCGCCTCCCCGGCGCAGGCCCTGGACGCTGGAATCGCGCTGGTGCCCGAAGACCGTAAGCAGCAGGGCTGTTTTCTCGATCACTCTATCCGCCATAACCTTTCGCTATCAGGGCTGAAGGCCCTGTCGCGTCCCGGCGGCTTCGTCGATGAGGGGGCCGAGCGCCGCCTCGTCGAAACCTTCCGGCAGAAGCTGCGCATCCGCATGAGCAGTGCCGAAGCCGCCATAGGCACCCTGTCTGGCGGCAATCAGCAGAAGGTGCTTCTGGCGCGCTGCATGGCCCTGTCCCCCAAGGTGCTGATCGTCGATGAACCGACACGTGGCATTGATGTCGGCGCCAAGGCTGACGTGCATCAGGTCCTGTTTGACATGGCGTCCGAAGGCATGGCGGTCATCGTCATCTCCTCCGAACTGCCCGAAGTGATGGCCGTCAGCGATCGTATCATCGTCTTCCGCGAAGGCCGCATCACCGGCACACTGGAAGCCGCCGCTGCGGATGAAGAAACCCTGATGGCGCTGATGGCCACCGGCAGCGCCCCCAAGCCTCCAACCCTTGAGTCCCATTGA
- the cyoC gene encoding cytochrome o ubiquinol oxidase subunit III, with translation MSSTPVNPAENPVGAFKQQLESAYDHNPNDVHDTHDHHHHDEEAKVTLGFWIYLMSDCLIFATLFATYAVLKDATAGGPNGRELFDLGFVAIETSLLLLSSLTFGLSMISMQNNKLNGVLGWLAVTGLLGLGFMGMELYEFNHLIHEGAGPDRSAFLSAFFTLVGTHGLHVTSGLIWMGVMFVHLFRRGLTPANRIRMMELSLFWHFLDIIWIGVFSIVYLMGAA, from the coding sequence ATGAGCAGCACCCCCGTTAATCCGGCGGAAAACCCCGTGGGCGCTTTCAAGCAACAGCTGGAATCGGCCTACGACCACAATCCGAACGACGTCCACGACACGCACGATCACCATCACCACGACGAAGAGGCCAAGGTTACACTCGGCTTCTGGATCTACCTGATGAGCGATTGCCTGATCTTTGCGACCCTGTTTGCCACCTACGCGGTGCTGAAGGACGCAACCGCAGGCGGCCCCAATGGCCGTGAGCTGTTCGATCTCGGCTTCGTCGCCATCGAAACCTCGCTGCTTCTGCTGTCGTCGCTGACCTTCGGTCTGTCGATGATTTCGATGCAGAACAACAAGCTGAACGGCGTTCTGGGCTGGCTGGCCGTGACCGGGCTTCTGGGCCTTGGCTTCATGGGCATGGAACTTTATGAGTTCAACCACCTGATCCACGAAGGTGCCGGTCCCGACCGGTCGGCCTTCCTGTCGGCCTTCTTTACGCTGGTCGGCACGCACGGCCTGCACGTCACGTCGGGCCTGATCTGGATGGGTGTCATGTTCGTCCACTTGTTCCGCCGCGGCCTCACCCCCGCCAACCGTATCCGCATGATGGAACTGAGCCTGTTCTGGCACTTCCTCGACATCATCTGGATCGGCGTTTTCAGCATCGTCTATCTGATGGGAGCCGCCTGA